A window of the Sporohalobacter salinus genome harbors these coding sequences:
- a CDS encoding FAD binding domain-containing protein: MMKEYIGNVKNRPGISGKDFKGYFVPETIKEAVELLADKGDELEILAGGTDLLVDYYEHLYEVSGWLDLRDISQLQEIKVKEDRMEIGAMVTHSQLVNSFKVKDHFPLISQAAEEVGSPQIRSRGTIGGNIVTGSPAGDLLPPLLAYQAELELVDKESKKRIAIEDFFIGPKETVIQSDQMLSKIIITLPQPGTLGSWIKIGKRKALAISTISLALVVRLDQQEQIQDIRACLGAVAPTPLEIEEVRDKMLGRKLSEIDFTEIGLLVAENISPIDDIRGTREYRKDIAKNLVITALKKLASGGEG, encoded by the coding sequence ATGATGAAAGAATATATTGGAAATGTCAAGAACAGGCCCGGGATTTCTGGCAAAGATTTTAAAGGATATTTTGTTCCTGAAACTATCAAGGAAGCTGTAGAACTTCTGGCTGATAAAGGTGATGAACTAGAAATATTGGCTGGTGGAACTGATCTATTGGTAGATTATTATGAACATCTTTATGAAGTAAGTGGCTGGCTTGATTTGAGGGATATTTCTCAGTTACAAGAGATTAAAGTTAAGGAAGATAGAATGGAAATAGGAGCTATGGTAACTCATAGTCAATTGGTAAATTCATTTAAGGTAAAGGACCATTTTCCATTAATTAGTCAGGCAGCTGAGGAAGTAGGTTCTCCTCAGATTAGGAGCCGGGGAACGATTGGAGGCAATATTGTAACTGGATCTCCAGCTGGAGATTTATTACCTCCTTTATTAGCTTATCAAGCAGAATTGGAGTTAGTAGATAAAGAAAGTAAGAAACGGATTGCTATTGAAGACTTCTTTATTGGTCCCAAAGAAACAGTTATTCAATCTGATCAGATGTTAAGCAAAATTATTATTACTTTACCTCAACCTGGTACATTAGGTAGCTGGATTAAGATAGGTAAGCGAAAGGCTTTGGCTATTTCAACAATCAGTTTGGCTCTTGTTGTTCGGTTAGATCAACAGGAACAAATACAAGATATACGAGCTTGTCTGGGAGCGGTTGCTCCAACGCCACTGGAAATAGAAGAAGTTAGAGATAAAATGTTAGGACGGAAGCTATCTGAAATAGATTTTACTGAAATCGGTTTACTTGTTGCAGAGAATATATCTCCGATAGATGATATTAGAGGAACTCGTGAATATAGAAAAGATATAGCAAAAAATTTGGTGATTACGGCCTTGAAAAAATTAGCTTCGGGAGGTGAAGGGTAG
- a CDS encoding 2Fe-2S iron-sulfur cluster-binding protein, translating to MQITLIVNGEKRKVETTPDTRLLDLIREDLGLTGAKEGCGQGECGACTVIMDGELVASCLVLALQADGAEILTIEGLSSGDDLHPIQESFVEAGAIQCGFCTPGMVLASKKLLDENQTPTEKEIRRGLSGNLCRCTGYEKIIEAVKLSAEKMYGERVKANE from the coding sequence GTGCAAATAACTCTGATAGTTAATGGTGAGAAAAGAAAGGTAGAAACTACTCCTGATACTCGCTTGCTTGATTTAATCAGGGAGGATCTTGGTTTAACCGGGGCTAAAGAAGGCTGTGGTCAAGGAGAATGCGGAGCTTGTACTGTGATTATGGATGGAGAACTGGTGGCTTCTTGTCTGGTTTTAGCTCTACAAGCTGATGGAGCAGAGATTTTGACTATAGAAGGGTTAAGTTCTGGAGATGATTTACATCCTATTCAGGAATCTTTTGTGGAGGCTGGAGCTATTCAGTGTGGTTTCTGTACTCCAGGAATGGTTTTGGCTAGCAAAAAGTTGCTGGATGAAAATCAAACTCCAACAGAAAAGGAAATTAGGCGTGGGCTTTCTGGAAATCTCTGTCGCTGTACTGGTTATGAGAAGATAATTGAAGCAGTTAAACTCTCTGCCGAAAAAATGTACGGAGAGAGGGTGAAAGCTAATGAGTAA
- the ssnA gene encoding putative aminohydrolase SsnA — MLMFGNGTVLTFDQNSTVIEDGGVVIEGEEIIEVGKTAKLKEKYPQAEFKNVKGKVIMPGMINTHMHLYSTFARGMDLKADTPPQDFVDILEKLWWRLDQILNEKDIYYSALFALLDGIKKGTTTIFDHHASYGQIDGSLDIIADAVKETGLRANLSYEVSDRHGVEEAEKALDENERFIKKLARKDPYLGGTIGLHASFTLGDKILGKVASLSEQLQTPVHIHTAEGWADVADSQQKGFTGVVDRLNKYNIWRKDSLAIHGVHLQEGELDILKRNQINLIHNPESNMGNAVGTAPIKEALAQKLTVGLGTDGYTTDMFESINVANLLQSHEQSHPSVGGEEAFQMAFINNQKIAQNYFSPQLGVLEPGAAADLIVVDYQSPTPIKTDNAFGHILMGVNGGLVDSTIVGGRILMENREVKVLDDERIYWKCQEQARDFWQRF; from the coding sequence ATGTTAATGTTCGGTAATGGAACAGTCCTAACCTTTGATCAAAATTCTACTGTCATAGAAGATGGGGGAGTTGTAATTGAAGGTGAGGAAATCATTGAGGTTGGTAAGACAGCAAAATTAAAAGAAAAATATCCCCAAGCTGAATTTAAGAATGTGAAGGGCAAGGTAATTATGCCCGGGATGATCAATACTCATATGCATTTGTATAGTACTTTTGCTCGTGGTATGGACTTAAAGGCTGATACCCCTCCCCAGGATTTTGTTGATATTCTAGAGAAATTGTGGTGGCGGCTTGATCAAATCCTGAATGAAAAAGATATATATTATAGTGCTCTTTTTGCACTTTTAGATGGAATTAAAAAAGGAACAACTACTATTTTTGATCATCATGCTAGTTATGGTCAGATTGATGGTAGTCTGGATATAATTGCTGATGCAGTTAAAGAAACTGGCCTTCGAGCCAATCTATCCTATGAAGTATCAGATCGACATGGGGTTGAAGAAGCAGAGAAGGCACTGGATGAAAATGAGAGGTTTATTAAGAAACTAGCTAGGAAAGATCCTTATCTAGGAGGAACTATTGGACTCCATGCTTCTTTTACCCTAGGAGATAAAATTTTGGGTAAAGTAGCATCTTTAAGTGAGCAATTACAGACTCCAGTACATATTCATACTGCAGAAGGCTGGGCGGATGTAGCAGATAGCCAACAAAAAGGGTTTACAGGAGTAGTTGATAGACTAAATAAGTATAACATTTGGCGGAAAGATTCTCTAGCTATTCACGGAGTACACCTGCAGGAGGGGGAATTGGATATTCTGAAGCGAAATCAGATTAATCTAATTCATAATCCCGAATCAAATATGGGGAATGCTGTGGGAACTGCTCCAATTAAAGAGGCTCTGGCTCAAAAGTTGACTGTTGGACTGGGAACTGATGGTTATACAACAGATATGTTTGAGAGTATTAATGTGGCCAATTTATTACAGTCTCATGAGCAGTCCCATCCTTCTGTCGGAGGGGAAGAAGCGTTTCAGATGGCTTTTATTAATAATCAGAAAATTGCGCAAAATTATTTCAGTCCTCAATTGGGAGTTTTAGAACCTGGAGCTGCTGCTGATTTAATTGTAGTGGATTATCAATCGCCAACTCCAATCAAGACTGATAATGCATTTGGTCATATTTTAATGGGGGTTAATGGAGGTTTAGTTGATAGCACAATTGTTGGCGGCAGGATTTTGATGGAAAACCGGGAGGTGAAGGTGTTAGATGATGAAAGAATATATTGGAAATGTCAAGAACAGGCCCGGGATTTCTGGCAAAGATTTTAA
- a CDS encoding xanthine dehydrogenase family protein molybdopterin-binding subunit, which yields MKKYGTGISTIMFGFGYGEGFPDHSVATVEITEDEIIRVKTAAADVGQGVDTVVAQIVSEVLNIDPAYIKLQQADTHSTKNAGSTSATRQTFFTGNAVKNAAEELLSKIYHYASLEFTSNHPEMEVDSGEIFLHEAPEEERFSYWELAEKVKERDDNLQAEGSFFPKTYEPDLRTGQAEKVYVAYTFMTQEVEVEVNINTGQVEILNINSAIDLGKAINPKGAEGQIEGGTAQGIGMALMEDQIIEDGITINPNLSGYIIPTAMDIPPMQSRLVEDEASDGPFGAKGIGEPCTIGAAPAIANAVYDAIGVRFYELPITPEKILKALKEKEK from the coding sequence ATGAAAAAATATGGTACTGGAATATCGACAATAATGTTCGGTTTTGGTTATGGAGAAGGTTTCCCCGATCATTCTGTGGCTACAGTTGAGATTACTGAAGACGAAATTATTCGAGTTAAGACAGCTGCGGCTGATGTTGGGCAAGGAGTCGATACTGTAGTAGCTCAGATTGTATCTGAGGTTTTAAATATTGATCCAGCTTATATTAAATTACAACAGGCTGATACTCATTCTACCAAAAATGCGGGTTCTACTTCAGCTACAAGACAGACATTCTTTACTGGTAATGCAGTTAAGAATGCTGCTGAGGAATTATTGAGCAAGATTTATCATTATGCTAGTCTAGAATTTACAAGTAATCATCCGGAAATGGAAGTTGATTCTGGTGAGATTTTTCTTCATGAAGCCCCAGAAGAAGAAAGGTTCAGTTATTGGGAATTAGCAGAAAAAGTTAAAGAAAGAGATGATAACTTGCAGGCTGAAGGTTCCTTCTTTCCAAAGACATATGAACCTGATTTAAGGACTGGGCAAGCTGAAAAAGTTTATGTTGCTTATACTTTTATGACTCAAGAAGTTGAGGTTGAAGTTAACATAAATACCGGTCAAGTTGAAATTTTAAATATTAATTCAGCAATTGATCTCGGTAAGGCTATTAATCCTAAAGGAGCAGAAGGACAGATTGAAGGCGGTACGGCCCAGGGAATAGGAATGGCCTTGATGGAAGATCAAATTATTGAAGATGGAATAACTATCAACCCCAATCTGAGCGGATATATTATTCCAACTGCCATGGACATACCACCAATGCAATCCCGACTAGTTGAAGATGAAGCTTCAGATGGTCCCTTTGGTGCTAAGGGGATAGGTGAACCCTGCACTATAGGTGCTGCTCCTGCAATTGCCAATGCAGTCTATGATGCAATTGGAGTTAGGTTTTATGAACTACCGATTACACCAGAAAAGATACTAAAAGCTCTTAAGGAAAAAGAAAAGTAA
- a CDS encoding 4Fe-4S binding protein, whose product MADISVKIFDMELENPVMPAAGPTVKDGQAAHEAKEGGAGAIVTKTISVEAADVPRPNMAQTKSGFMNSELWSELSPKQWLEKEYPEVVKTELPVIAGIGYSADEIKKLAKQVEPFADALELSTHYLGDDTSPVVESIKAAKSVVDIPVMVKLSPQVDITTFAEAAEEAGADGIVLINSFGPTLDIDLKTGKPLMGSEDGYGWLSGEAIFSLALRCVYQAVAAVDIPVIAVGGISSGEDAVKMIMAGAEAVQVCTEAIINGAHVYGRIAEEIDKYLEKNGYSNLEEIRGLAQNNSPEEANFKTIPPTVDEEACIGCGICVKSCVYNAIEINGDNIAVIDQDSCEGCGLCITRCDFDALRL is encoded by the coding sequence ATGGCTGATATAAGTGTGAAAATTTTTGATATGGAATTGGAAAATCCAGTAATGCCTGCTGCTGGTCCAACGGTTAAAGATGGGCAGGCAGCCCATGAAGCAAAAGAAGGTGGAGCAGGTGCAATTGTAACTAAGACTATTTCAGTTGAGGCAGCTGATGTGCCGCGGCCTAATATGGCTCAGACAAAGAGCGGTTTTATGAATAGCGAACTTTGGTCTGAACTATCTCCAAAACAGTGGCTTGAAAAGGAGTATCCGGAAGTAGTTAAGACTGAATTGCCAGTGATTGCAGGAATTGGCTATTCAGCAGATGAGATCAAGAAGTTGGCTAAGCAGGTAGAACCATTTGCTGATGCTTTGGAACTTTCTACTCACTATTTAGGTGACGATACCAGTCCGGTGGTAGAGAGTATTAAAGCGGCCAAATCGGTAGTTGATATACCGGTTATGGTTAAATTAAGTCCTCAAGTGGATATTACGACTTTTGCGGAAGCTGCAGAAGAAGCAGGAGCTGATGGAATTGTATTAATCAACTCTTTTGGACCTACTCTTGATATTGATCTAAAGACAGGGAAACCACTGATGGGCAGTGAAGATGGTTACGGCTGGCTTTCTGGTGAAGCTATTTTCTCATTGGCCTTACGTTGTGTTTACCAGGCTGTAGCTGCTGTTGACATTCCAGTTATTGCTGTGGGCGGCATTTCTAGTGGTGAAGATGCTGTTAAGATGATAATGGCTGGAGCTGAAGCAGTTCAGGTCTGTACAGAAGCTATTATTAACGGGGCTCACGTATATGGCAGGATTGCTGAAGAAATAGATAAATATCTAGAAAAAAACGGTTATAGCAATTTAGAGGAGATTAGAGGACTTGCCCAGAATAATTCACCAGAAGAGGCTAACTTTAAAACCATTCCTCCGACAGTTGACGAGGAAGCTTGTATTGGCTGTGGTATCTGTGTAAAAAGCTGTGTCTATAATGCTATTGAGATAAACGGTGATAATATAGCTGTTATTGACCAGGATAGCTGTGAAGGTTGCGGTCTTTGTATAACAAGATGTGATTTTGATGCTCTTAGATTGTAG
- a CDS encoding xanthine dehydrogenase family protein molybdopterin-binding subunit, with protein MSKRVVGKNVKKVDAQDKVTGRTEYTEDLEFEDPLHVRVKRAPHPHAYLRKLNVSKAEEMSEVITVITKEDYPNINNFGLIIKDQPVLVGIGEKMRYMGDALAVVVAESREIATAALEAIEVEVDELEVVGDPLRAMEEDAPSIHEEGSTWVSDMISEEIAAQNIVCDHYLEKGNVKKGFAEADYIVENEYKTQHLDQVPLQVEKGYGDYDQETGTIKLWVASQWLHDTQADVAQSLGLPKDKIKLIQPAIGGAFGKKEDVSVQIHLAMAVLETKQPVKFTYNREESMIAQSKRHPMIIRHKTGVTEEGYLTAWESEVIGDTGAYASSGPAVVHKGLYHCTGPYNCENVRGVSYTVYTNNTYGGAMRGFGATQMGFAYDSQMDILAEKVGINPTQFRLQNAYQVGSITPNGQQLNKSVNVRQTIKEVLDMSKKERGSRE; from the coding sequence ATGAGTAAAAGAGTTGTTGGAAAGAATGTAAAGAAGGTTGATGCACAGGATAAGGTAACTGGAAGAACAGAGTATACGGAAGATTTAGAGTTTGAAGATCCACTTCATGTTAGAGTTAAACGAGCACCTCATCCTCATGCTTATCTGCGCAAACTTAATGTCAGTAAAGCCGAAGAAATGTCAGAAGTTATTACTGTTATTACTAAAGAAGATTATCCTAATATTAATAATTTCGGTTTGATCATCAAGGATCAACCAGTATTAGTTGGAATTGGAGAAAAAATGCGTTATATGGGAGATGCTCTAGCTGTTGTAGTAGCAGAGAGTAGAGAAATAGCTACGGCAGCTTTGGAAGCTATTGAAGTTGAAGTTGATGAACTGGAAGTAGTAGGAGATCCCCTCCGTGCTATGGAGGAAGATGCTCCTTCTATTCATGAAGAGGGCAGTACATGGGTTTCGGATATGATAAGTGAGGAGATAGCTGCTCAGAATATTGTCTGTGATCACTATCTCGAAAAAGGTAATGTAAAAAAAGGATTTGCTGAAGCTGATTATATTGTGGAGAATGAATATAAGACTCAGCATTTAGATCAGGTACCGCTTCAGGTGGAAAAGGGTTATGGAGATTATGATCAGGAAACTGGAACAATTAAGCTGTGGGTAGCCAGCCAGTGGCTGCATGATACTCAAGCTGATGTGGCTCAATCGCTAGGATTGCCTAAAGATAAAATAAAGTTAATCCAACCTGCAATTGGCGGTGCTTTTGGTAAAAAAGAGGATGTTTCAGTTCAGATACATTTGGCTATGGCTGTTTTAGAGACTAAACAACCCGTTAAATTCACCTATAATAGGGAAGAATCAATGATAGCTCAATCTAAACGACATCCTATGATTATCAGACATAAAACAGGTGTAACAGAGGAAGGTTATTTGACTGCCTGGGAATCAGAGGTGATCGGAGATACTGGTGCTTATGCTTCCAGCGGTCCAGCTGTAGTTCATAAGGGCTTGTATCACTGCACTGGTCCCTATAATTGTGAAAATGTACGAGGAGTTTCCTATACAGTATATACTAATAATACTTACGGAGGAGCTATGCGCGGTTTTGGTGCTACCCAAATGGGTTTTGCTTATGATTCTCAGATGGATATTTTGGCTGAAAAGGTAGGGATTAATCCGACTCAATTCAGACTGCAAAATGCTTATCAAGTAGGATCGATTACTCCAAATGGACAGCAATTAAATAAGAGTGTTAATGTCAGACAGACAATTAAAGAAGTTTTGGATATGTCTAAGAAAGAAAGGGGGAGTCGAGAATGA
- a CDS encoding NCS2 family permease, which produces MSDPNPETGKKINEDNILERTFHLSENNTNIKTEILAGVTTFLTMAYIIFVNPSILSDAGMPFGGVFIATIAGAIVGTLSMALLANYPFALASGMGLNAFFAYTVVANMGVPWEAALGVVFIEGIIFILLSVTPVRKKIVNCIPMTLKAAISSGIGLFIAFIGLQNAGLVVSSQATLVKMGAEPLSGPSLVAIIGMIVTGVLYALQVRGALLLGIIASTIVGWFNGVTPPLEGIIAMPKFGEWSSVLFKLDIKAAMDVGIISVLLSFLFVDLFDTAGTLIGVSKQAGYIDEDGNLPKANRALLADAIGTTCGALFGTSTVTTFVESSSGVAEGGRTGLTGVVTALLFFLALFFKPLISIVPAAATAPALLCIGTMMMSNITDLDWNDFTEIFPAFITMIAMPLTYSISHGIAFGFIIYPVVKLFTGQGDKVNWLVYLLGVVFLGYFLWM; this is translated from the coding sequence GTGAGTGATCCTAATCCAGAAACAGGTAAGAAGATTAATGAGGATAATATTTTGGAAAGAACATTTCATTTAAGTGAGAATAATACAAATATAAAGACTGAGATTTTAGCTGGAGTTACTACTTTTTTAACAATGGCTTATATTATTTTTGTTAATCCTTCAATCTTGAGTGATGCAGGTATGCCTTTTGGAGGAGTATTTATAGCAACTATTGCAGGAGCAATAGTAGGAACCTTAAGTATGGCTTTACTAGCTAACTATCCTTTTGCTTTGGCATCTGGGATGGGCTTGAATGCTTTCTTTGCTTATACTGTAGTTGCGAATATGGGAGTGCCCTGGGAAGCAGCATTAGGAGTAGTATTCATAGAGGGGATAATCTTTATCCTACTAAGTGTAACACCTGTTAGAAAGAAGATAGTTAATTGTATTCCCATGACTTTAAAGGCTGCTATTTCTTCTGGTATAGGTTTGTTTATAGCTTTTATTGGTTTGCAGAATGCTGGACTTGTTGTATCAAGCCAGGCTACTTTAGTAAAGATGGGAGCAGAACCTTTATCTGGTCCTTCTTTGGTTGCTATTATAGGTATGATAGTAACAGGAGTATTATATGCTCTTCAGGTCAGGGGAGCTCTCTTATTAGGGATAATTGCTTCTACAATTGTTGGCTGGTTTAATGGAGTTACTCCTCCTTTAGAAGGAATAATTGCTATGCCTAAATTTGGAGAATGGTCTTCAGTTTTATTTAAGTTGGATATTAAAGCGGCTATGGATGTCGGAATTATCAGTGTATTACTATCTTTTCTTTTCGTTGATCTTTTTGATACAGCCGGGACTTTAATAGGAGTAAGTAAACAGGCTGGATATATTGATGAAGATGGCAATTTACCAAAAGCTAATCGGGCTTTATTAGCTGATGCTATTGGTACTACTTGCGGGGCTTTATTTGGAACATCAACAGTTACTACTTTTGTAGAGTCTTCATCAGGTGTAGCTGAAGGTGGAAGAACTGGTTTAACAGGAGTAGTAACTGCTTTACTATTCTTTCTTGCTTTATTTTTTAAACCTTTAATTTCTATTGTACCAGCAGCTGCTACTGCGCCAGCTTTACTCTGCATAGGAACAATGATGATGTCAAATATTACTGATCTTGATTGGAATGATTTCACTGAAATATTTCCAGCCTTTATTACTATGATTGCTATGCCTTTGACTTATTCTATTTCTCATGGAATAGCATTTGGGTTTATTATTTACCCAGTAGTGAAGTTATTTACTGGTCAGGGGGACAAGGTTAATTGGTTAGTTTATTTGTTAGGAGTAGTTTTCTTGGGGTATTTTCTTTGGATGTAG
- the ade gene encoding adenine deaminase, giving the protein MNSNLLKQARGEIEADLVLKNGRVVDVFNERINKLDVAIADGIIIGIGSYKGQREIDLQEKILTPAFIDGHLHLESTMTNVKDFAQQVISLGTTTVVADPHEIANVIGLEGIRYLLDAGLALPWNFNLMLPSCVPPTKFDNSGAVLKAEDLEELITAEGVFGLGEVMDFTGVINGKKDMWEKLSLFDDSFIDGHAPELTAKELNAYLLGNIKADHECTTPQEALEKISKGMYVMIREGSVTRDLARLLPAVNEKNSNRFLFATDDRHPGDLIDEGHINFLIKKAVKQGMDPLQAIKLATINSAEALGLDNIGAIAPGYKADLVLIDDLKNFNINRVFKDGRLVARDGKFILDSVQKEQTSINKNSKIYNSVNIGKIEKSDFILPVGDKYRVLELSKDQIISRESTVSLTSQQLTSSKLVNENLVKLAAVERHKKTGNVGLGLLKGLGLQTGAIATSIAHDSHNIIVAGIDTEDMILAVKEIEKLQGGIVITNGGQVVDKLPLPIAGLMSDESLVEIAERLDSLKDTAFSLGVTHKEPFMTLSFMSLPVIPELKITDKGLFSVKDFQFVPLVIE; this is encoded by the coding sequence TTGAATTCAAATTTATTAAAACAGGCTCGAGGAGAAATAGAAGCTGACTTAGTATTGAAGAATGGAAGGGTAGTAGATGTCTTTAATGAAAGAATAAATAAGCTAGATGTTGCTATAGCAGATGGCATAATTATTGGAATAGGATCTTATAAGGGACAGAGAGAAATAGATTTACAGGAGAAAATACTTACACCTGCTTTTATTGATGGTCACCTACATCTTGAAAGCACTATGACTAATGTGAAAGATTTCGCTCAACAAGTGATTTCATTGGGAACTACTACAGTTGTAGCTGACCCACATGAGATAGCAAATGTTATAGGTTTGGAAGGTATTAGATATTTATTAGATGCAGGTCTTGCTCTCCCCTGGAATTTCAATTTAATGCTGCCCTCCTGTGTTCCTCCAACTAAGTTTGATAATTCAGGTGCTGTTTTAAAAGCTGAAGATTTAGAGGAATTAATTACAGCCGAAGGAGTCTTTGGTCTTGGTGAGGTTATGGATTTTACTGGTGTAATTAATGGTAAAAAGGATATGTGGGAAAAATTATCTTTATTTGATGATTCTTTTATAGACGGTCATGCTCCTGAGTTGACTGCTAAAGAGTTAAATGCTTATTTATTAGGAAATATTAAGGCCGATCATGAATGTACAACTCCTCAAGAAGCTCTTGAGAAGATAAGTAAGGGAATGTATGTTATGATTAGAGAGGGATCTGTGACTCGAGATTTAGCTAGATTACTGCCAGCAGTGAATGAAAAGAATAGTAATCGATTCTTGTTTGCTACTGATGATCGACATCCTGGAGATTTAATTGATGAAGGACATATTAATTTTTTGATAAAAAAAGCGGTAAAGCAAGGTATGGATCCTTTGCAAGCAATAAAACTTGCAACTATAAACTCAGCTGAAGCTTTAGGATTAGATAATATTGGGGCTATAGCTCCAGGTTATAAGGCTGATTTAGTTTTGATTGATGATTTAAAAAATTTCAATATTAATAGAGTTTTTAAAGATGGTAGGCTTGTAGCTCGAGATGGTAAATTTATTTTAGATTCTGTTCAAAAGGAACAAACTTCTATAAATAAAAATAGTAAGATATATAATTCAGTTAATATTGGAAAGATAGAAAAATCTGATTTCATATTACCAGTAGGTGATAAGTATCGGGTATTAGAATTAAGCAAAGATCAAATAATATCTAGGGAATCTACTGTTAGTTTAACTTCTCAGCAATTAACTTCTAGTAAATTAGTTAATGAGAATTTAGTTAAATTAGCAGCAGTAGAAAGACATAAGAAAACAGGGAATGTTGGTTTGGGATTATTAAAGGGGTTGGGGTTACAGACAGGAGCAATTGCTACTTCTATTGCTCATGATTCTCACAACATTATTGTAGCTGGAATTGATACTGAGGATATGATATTAGCAGTAAAAGAAATAGAGAAGTTACAAGGGGGTATTGTCATAACGAATGGAGGTCAGGTAGTTGATAAGTTGCCTTTGCCTATTGCTGGTCTAATGTCAGATGAATCTTTGGTTGAAATTGCAGAAAGATTAGATAGTTTAAAGGATACTGCCTTTTCATTAGGAGTTACTCATAAGGAACCATTTATGACATTATCATTTATGTCCCTGCCTGTTATTCCTGAGTTAAAAATAACTGATAAGGGTTTATTTTCTGTCAAAGATTTTCAATTTGTTCCTTTAGTTATAGAGTAA
- a CDS encoding 8-oxoguanine deaminase: protein MSSLLIKDVDVIVTMDKNRNRLKGYSILIEDNKISKIACDIDTEVDEIIDGSNYFLYPGLINTHHHFYQTLTRNIREVQNVELFDWLKFLYPIWSRLTPKAIYYSTLLACGELLKTGCTTAVDHFYVFPHSQPDNIIDEQFRAAQEIGIRFHGSRGSMSLSEKDGGLPPDEVVQTEKEILADSQRVIEKFHDSEPFSMQKVVLSPCSPFSVTENLMKESIKLARSYGVQSHTHLAETKDEEEFCQKIFGMRPLEYMEKVNWIGDDVWYAHGIHLTDKELEYMAETGTGVAHCPVSNQKLASGAAKVPYMLENDVPVGLAVDGSASNDSSNMILEMKAAFLMHRLIYGIDSISAEDVLEMATIGGRKNLNQPEIGSIEEGKAADMFMVNKNRLGFAGGLSDSVSALVNTGDTQVVDLTIVNGEIVVRDGELVTVDEREIIKQANLISQKMMNS from the coding sequence GTGTCTTCACTTTTAATAAAAGATGTTGATGTTATAGTTACAATGGATAAAAATAGAAATAGATTAAAAGGCTATAGTATATTAATTGAAGATAATAAGATAAGTAAGATTGCATGTGATATAGATACAGAGGTAGATGAAATTATTGATGGTTCGAATTATTTTCTTTATCCAGGTTTGATTAACACTCATCATCATTTTTATCAGACATTAACCCGTAATATTAGAGAAGTGCAGAATGTAGAATTATTTGATTGGCTTAAATTTCTTTATCCTATTTGGAGTCGACTTACTCCCAAGGCTATATATTATAGTACTTTACTGGCTTGTGGTGAATTATTAAAAACTGGCTGTACTACAGCTGTGGATCACTTTTATGTTTTTCCACATAGCCAGCCGGATAATATTATTGATGAGCAATTTAGGGCTGCCCAGGAAATAGGTATTAGATTTCACGGTTCTCGCGGGAGTATGTCTTTAAGTGAAAAGGATGGAGGGCTTCCCCCAGATGAAGTTGTACAGACCGAAAAAGAAATCTTGGCTGATTCCCAGCGAGTAATTGAAAAATTTCATGATAGTGAGCCATTTTCTATGCAGAAAGTAGTACTTTCTCCTTGCTCTCCTTTTTCGGTTACAGAGAATTTAATGAAAGAATCAATTAAATTAGCTCGCAGTTATGGAGTACAGAGCCATACGCATCTTGCTGAAACTAAAGATGAAGAAGAATTCTGTCAGAAAATATTTGGTATGCGTCCTCTTGAATATATGGAGAAGGTGAATTGGATTGGCGATGATGTTTGGTATGCTCATGGTATACATTTAACCGATAAAGAACTAGAGTACATGGCTGAAACTGGAACTGGGGTTGCTCATTGTCCAGTTTCTAATCAGAAATTGGCTTCTGGAGCAGCAAAAGTTCCTTATATGCTAGAAAATGATGTTCCAGTTGGATTAGCAGTAGATGGTAGTGCTAGTAATGACTCCTCTAATATGATATTGGAAATGAAAGCAGCTTTCTTAATGCACAGACTGATATATGGCATAGACAGTATTTCAGCTGAGGATGTTCTGGAAATGGCTACTATTGGTGGTAGAAAAAATTTAAATCAACCTGAAATCGGAAGTATTGAAGAAGGTAAAGCAGCTGACATGTTTATGGTAAATAAGAATAGACTAGGTTTTGCTGGCGGGTTATCTGATTCAGTTTCAGCTCTGGTTAATACTGGTGACACACAAGTTGTGGATTTAACAATTGTTAATGGAGAAATAGTTGTTCGAGATGGCGAACTGGTTACGGTTGATGAAAGAGAAATTATTAAACAGGCTAATCTTATTTCGCAGAAAATGATGAACAGCTAG